A window from Fragaria vesca subsp. vesca linkage group LG5, FraVesHawaii_1.0, whole genome shotgun sequence encodes these proteins:
- the LOC101311383 gene encoding glucan endo-1,3-beta-glucosidase-like translates to SITNKCSFTVWPATQTSENKPPLALPSNVLAPQASTTVVTPVPWNGRFWGRTNCFTDNSGKFTCAPPGDCASGQESCNGNGGVPPATLVEFNIAAGGGQDFYDVSLVDGFNLPMSVAAQGGHEPGDCRTSTCRANVNAMCPSELQVTGAGGSVVGCMSACTKFHEPRYCCSPPNEKPETCPPTDYSRKFSEQCPEAYSYAYDDKKGTFTCSGGPNYALTFCP, encoded by the coding sequence TCCATCACAAACAAGTGCTCCTTCACGGTCTGGCCAGCAACCCAAACTTCTGAAAACAAACCTCCATTAGCATTGCCGAGTAATGTGTTGGCACCCCAAGCTAGCACCACCGTGGTCACTCCGGTTCCATGGAATGGCCGCTTCTGGGGCCGTACCAACTGCTTCACGGACAATTCCGGAAAATTCACTTGTGCCCCACCAGGGGATTGCGCATCCGGTCAGGAATCATGCAACGGAAATGGAGGAGTTCCTCCAGCCACGTTGGTGGAATTTAATATCGCAGCAGGCGGGGGTCAAGATTTCTACGATGTTAGTCTTGTTGACGGCTTCAACTTGCCCATGTCCGTGGCCGCTCAAGGCGGTCATGAGCCCGGGGACTGTCGAACCTCTACCTGCAGAGCCAACGTAAACGCTATGTGTCCGAGTGAACTACAAGTAACTGGGGCTGGCGGGAGCGTGGTCGGCTGCATGAGCGCGTGCACCAAGTTCCATGAGCCCAGGTATTGCTGCAGTCCACCTAATGAAAAGCCAGAGACATGTCCTCCTACAGACTACTCTAGGAAGTTTAGTGAACAATGCCCTGAGGCTTACAGCTACGCTTATGATGACAAGAAAGGCACGTTCACTTGCTCCGGGGGACCTAACTACGCTCTTACTTTCTGTCCATAG
- the LOC101312633 gene encoding C2 and GRAM domain-containing protein At5g50170-like, with the protein MRLYVYVMEAHDLAVKDSSCFVEVQVGKHKSKTRILRNTNNNLAWNEEFVFSVYEMNEELLVSVFHQDDDCNGLFNGVELVGRVRIPVGSVAAENNSTLPPAWYSLERLKSGKFINIDCGKVLLTLSLHEKGHNVAANDLPCSHSNITEEPKETDSPFVSSNCVLCSKSPRGKTLGGKQLMKALRRRMDRLLHKNEEGSRTDDSSELSSSVSDYEDCMEEQHSGFSFEESLEMMQSRESKQRMPENLQGGILIDRAYVVSPNDLNAFLFSPNSQFRRDLAERQGTTDLREGPWTWKSGELSCLTRVVTYINAATKLVKAVKATEEQTYLIANGREFAVLASVCTPEVPYGSSFKVELLYKISPGPDLPSGEESSRLVVSWVVNFLHSTLMKGMIEGGVRQGLMDSFEQFSSLMAQKFKVLDSTDLSDKDHILASMQAGHQSDWELAKEYFWNMTVVSTICMVLYILVHILLCEPSKLQGLEFHGVDLPDSIGEFITCGILVLQLERIYNMAHHFVQARLQQGNDHGVKSQGDGWVLTVALIEGTNLASLNSSGFSDPYVVFTSNGKTRTSSVRLQTTDPQWNDILEFDAMEEPPSVLDVEVFDFDGPFDQAMSLGHAEINFLKHSATELADMWVPLEGKLAQSSQSKLHLRIFLDNTKGLETIKEYMTKMEKEVGKKLDLRSPHRNSTFQKLFGLPPEEFLVSDFTCALKRKMLVQGRLFLSARIVGFYANLFGHKTKFFFLWEDIEDIQEHPPSLSSMGSPLLVIVLKKDRGVDARHGAKCQDEEGRLRFYFQSFLSFSSASRTIVGLWRTRALSPDQKAQIVEDQDDYEERSKMVEDTEYILDLEDTKMSKVYTAEIPVNTKSLMEMFNGGELEHKIMGKSGCLNYATTAWESIKPDVFERRLSYRFNRNVSIFGGEVACRQRKSPIANGEGWIIDEVMALQGVPFGDRFRVQLRYRIEKSGLAHNACKCIVYVRVTWLKSTMFLERIKHNITEKFAHRMKDIFELGQREILLTPQQDIGLR; encoded by the exons ATGAGGCTTTACGTGTATGTGATGGAAGCTCATGACTTAGCTGTTAAGGACTCGTCCTGCTTTGTGGAGGTTCAGGTTGGGAAGCACAAGTCCAAGACTAGGATTCTGAGGAACACCAACAACAACCTGGCTTGGAATGAAGAGTTTGTATTCAGTGTGTATGAAATGAATGAAGAGCTACTTGTGTCTGTTTTTCACCAGGATGATGACTGCAATGGTCTGTTTAATGGGGTGGAGTTAGTCGGTCGGGTTCGGATTCCGGTGGGGTCTGTTGCTGCTGAGAATAATAGTACCTTACCGCCGGCATGGTATTCTCTTGAAAGGCTCAAGTCCGGGAAGTTCATCAATATAGATTGTG GAAAGGTTCTTCTCACTCTTTCTTTGCATGAAAAAGGCCACAATGTTGCTGCTAATGACCTCCCTTGTTCGCACTCAAATATAACTGAGGAGCCTAAAGAGACTGACAGTCCATTTGTATCATCTAATTGTGTCTTATGCTCCAAATCTCCACGTGGAAAAACACTAGGAGGAAAACAATTGATGAAGGCTCTTAGGAGACGTATGGACAGGCTTCTTCATAAGAATGAGGAAGGTTCAAGAACTGATGATTCTTCAGAGCTGTCTAGTTCAGTATCTGACTATGAAGATTGCATGGAGGAACAGCATTCTGGTTTTAGCTTTGAAGAATCTCTTGAAATGATGCAGTCAAGAGAGAGCAAACAAAGAATGCCAGAGAATCTTCAAGGGGGAATTCTTATTGATCGGGCTTATGTTGTTTCACCAAATGATCTTAATGCATTTCTCTTTAGCCCAAATTCACAGTTTAGGAGAGATTTAGCAGAACGTCAGGGGACAACAGATTTACGTGAGGGGCCTTGGACGTGGAAATCAGGAGAGTTGTCGTGTTTAACACGAGTCGTTACCTACATAAATGCTGCAACGAAGTTGGTGAAAGCTGTTAAAGCCACAGAGGAGCAAACATATCTCATAGCAAACGGAAGGGAATTTGCTGTATTGGCGAGTGTTTGTACACCCGAAGTTCCATATGGAAGTTCATTCAAGGTTGAATTGCTTTACAAGATATCGCCTGGACCAGACCTACCTTCAGGGGAAGAGTCGTCCCGCCTTGTGGTATCCTGGGTAGTTAACTTTCTCCATAGCACATTGATGAAAGGCATGATTGAAGGAGGAGTTCGACAGGGACTTATGGACAGTTTCGAGCAGTTCTCCAGCTTGATGGCTCAGAAGTTTAAAGTGCTGGATTCTACAGATTTATCTGACAAGGATCATATCCTGGCAAGTATGCAGGCAGGACACCAATCAGATTGGGAACTGGCGAAAGAGTACTTCTGGAATATGACAGTTGTTTCCACTATTTGTATGGTTTTATATATACTGGTGCACATTTTACTTTGTGAACCAAGTAAACTCCAAGGCCTAGAATTTCATGGAGTCGATTTGCCAGACAGTATTGGAGAGTTTATAACATGTGGAATTCTAGTCCTGCAATTGGAGCGCATTTATAATATGGCTCACCACTTTGTACAAGCCAGGTTGCAACAAGGCAA TGATCATGGAGTCAAATCCCAAGGTGATGGATGGGTTCTCACTGTTGCCTTGATTGAGGGGACAAACTTAGCCTCTTTGAATTCATCAGGGTTCTCTGATCCCTATGTGGTTTTCACCAGCAATGGTAAAACAAGAACAAGCTCTGTCAGGCTTCAAACTACTGATCCTCAATGGAATG ATATACTTGAGTTCGATGCTATGGAAGAACCTCCATCAGTTCTAGACGTGGAAGTTTTTGATTTTGATGGCCCTTTTGACCAAGCTATGTCACTCGGGCATGCGGAGATCAATTTTCTGAAACACTCCGCTACTGAACTCGCGGACATGTGGGTCCCCCTTGAGGGAAAGCTTGCTCAGTCTTCTCAATCAAAGCTGCACTTAAGAATCTTTCTGGATAATACCAAAGGACTTGAAACAATCAAGGAATATATGACCAAAATGGAAAAGGAGGTTGGAAAGAAG TTGGATCTCCGATCGCCTCATAGGAATTCTACATTTCAGAAATTGTTTGGGTTACCACCAGAAGAATTTCTCGTCAGTGATTTTACATGTGCACTGAAAAGGAAAATGCTAGTGCAG GGACGACTTTTTCTATCTGCAAGAATAGTTGGATTTTATGCAAACTTGTTTGGACACAAAACAAAATTTTTCTTTCTTTGGGAGGATATTGAAGATATCCAAGAGCATCCCCCCTCCCTATCATCTATGGGAAGCCCTTTGCTGGTTATTGTACTGAAAAAGGATCGAGGTGTTGATGCAAGGCATGGAGCGAAGTGCCAAGATGAAGAAGGCCGGCTTAGATTTTATTTCCAATCATTTTTGTCATTCAGTTCAGCAAGCAG GACGATAGTAGGCTTGTGGAGAACAAGAGCACTAAGTCCAGATCAGAAAGCACAAATTGTAGAAGATCAGGATGATTATGAAGAAAGGTCCAAGATGGTTGAAGATACTGAATACATACTCGATCTTGAAGATACAAAGATGTCTAAGGTTTATACTGCAGAAATACCTGTGAAT ACAAAATCTTTGATGGAAATGTTCAATGGAGGAGAGCTGGAGCACAAAATTATGGGGAAATCAGGTTGTCTTAACTATGCAACGACTGCATGGGAATCTATAAAACCGGATGTTTTTGAGCGACGTTTGTCTTACAGATTCAACCGCAATGTTTCCATTTTTGGGGGAGAGGTGGCATGCAGACAACGGAAGTCTCCAATTGCAAATGGTGAGGGCTGGATCATTGATGAAGTCATGGCCCTGCAGGGTGTTCCATTTGGCGATCGTTTTCGA GTGCAGTTAAGGTACCGGATTGAGAAATCTGGCCTTGCTCATAATGCATGTAAATGCATTGTCTATGTCAGGGTCACCTGGCTCAAAAGCACAATGTTTCTGGAAAGGATCAAACACAACATAACTGAGAAGTTTGCTCATAGAATGAAGGATATATTTGAATTGGGACAGAGGGAGATTCTCTTGACACCTCAACAGGACATTGGCCTTAGATAA
- the LOC101312347 gene encoding uncharacterized protein LOC101312347, whose protein sequence is MLQFPGFMKQYPWSTRTIPTSFLLPSQWPQPHSEELLLAMEEADYDEKCNEIRKSHSHRIMIGKPTVDVDKEDYDNDADDDDVDNAEDSEGEEFEQETG, encoded by the exons ATGTTACAATTTCCGGGTTTCATGAAACAGTACCCATGGTCGACCAGGACAATTCCGACGTCGTTTCTGCTGCCGTCTCAATGGCCCCAACCCCACAGCGAAGAGCTCCTCCTCGCCATGGAGGAAGCCGATTACGACGAAAAG TGTAATGAAATCCGAAAGAGCCACAGCCACCGGATTATGATTGGGAAACCAACTGTTGATGTTGATAAGGAAGACTATGATAATGATGCTGACGATGACGACGTGGACAATGCAGAGGATTCTGAGGGCGAAGAGTTTGAGCAGGAAACTGGTTGA